GTTCACCCTCAACGCCCAGGCCGCCAGCCAGGACGGCGTGGCCTACCCGATCCTGCCTGAGCGCAGCCGCACCCTCCAGGTCGGCGCCACGGGTCAGTTCGCGGACCACTGGGAGTACCGCCTGGAGGCCCAGCGCACCCGCATCAGCGATCTCCTCGCCTATGTCTACGACACCAGCTTCGCGTTTCCGCCGCTGTTCACGTCCCACTACGCGAACCAGGGTTCCATCCGGGCCCAGAGCCTGGAAGGCGCCCTGGGCTGGCGCGGGGGCGAGGCCGTGGCCTATGGCTGGGACCTCATCCTCCGCAGCCAGGAGACCCGCGATCTCGACCACGACACGGAGGGCGACCGCTTCGGCCAGCAGAACTCAGCGATCCTGCGGCATCCCTTCTTTACCGCGGCCATGGCGGGCTTCGTCCAGGCGAAGACCTGGCGCGCCGATGTGCGCCTCGCCCGCGTGGGGCCCCGCTACGACCTGAACGACACCACCTACGAGGTGCTCAGCACTCGCAAGCCCTACCGCGACCTCAGCGCAGGCTTCTCCTGCGAGCCCGTGCAGCACCTCACCCTGGCCCTCCGCGGCGAGCACCTGCTCCAGCGGAAACAGACCGTCGAGGATTGGCTCAGCGGCCGCTACGATCAGGAGGGCGATGCCAGCCTGGTCTATGGCTTCCCCGCGCCTGGGCCCCGCTGGACCCTCGCCGCGACCTGGAGGTGGTGATGCGACGCTGGCTTGCCTTCCTGCTGCTGGCCATCCTGTCGTCAGCGGCGGGCCTGCCCCTCCTGGCGGCGCGGCCCCAGCGGGTGGTGAGCCAGGCCGTGGGCACCGATGAGCTGCTGCTGGCCCTGGCGGATCCCGGCCAGATCGCCGCCCTGAGCCACATCGGCCGGGACGTGCGGTTCAGCGTCGTGGCGGCCGAGGCGAAGCGGTTCCCGGCCCTCAAGGACAGCGATGCGGAAAGCGTGCTGCGCTTCCGGCCCGACCTGGTGCTGGCTGCCAGCTTCACCCGCCCTGAGACCCTGGCCCTGCTTCGGCGGGCCGGGGTCCGGCTCGTGGTGCTGGACCGCTTCGACAGCCTGGAGGACGTCTACGCCAGCCTCCGGATCCTGGGCCGTGAGCTGGGCCAGGAGGCCCGCGCCGAGGCCCTCATCGCCCAGTGTCGTGCCCGGGTGCAGGCCCTCGCGGAGCGCCTCAGGGGCGCCCGCCCCGTCCGCGTGCTCACCGCCGGGGCCTATCCCTTCACCGCCGGCGCCGGCACCACCTTCCAGGATCTCTGCGACCACGCAGGCGCCCTGAACGTGGCCGCCGAGGCCGGGCTCAGGGGCCACGCCCCCACGCCCTCCGAGAAGCTGCTCACCTGGAACGCCGAGGTGCTGGTGATCTCCGGGGACCGGCCCGACGGCTCGGACGCCCGCGCCCGCCTGGCGGAGATCCCCCACTACCGCGCCCTGCCCGCCTTCAAGGCCGGTCGCTTCGCGGTCATCCCCGGCGCCCTCATGTCCAGCGTCTCCCACCACCGCATCGACGCCTACGAGCTGCTGGCCCGGGCCCTCCATCCCGAGCGCCTCCGGTGAGAGCCCGCCTGGCCATCCCCGTCCTCGTGGCGCTGCTGGTTCTGGCCTTCCTGGCCTCCCTGGCCTTCGGGGAACTGCGGCTCTCCTACACCCAGGTGCTGTCGGCGCTGATGGGTGGTGGCGATGACATCGCCCGCACGGTGGTGCGCGACTTCCGCCTGCCCCGGGCCCTGGTGGGCATGGCGGCGGGCGCGGCCCTGGGCGCCAGCGGCGTGGTCATGCAGGCCTTCTTCCGCAACCCGCTCGCCAGCCCCGGCCTGCTGGGCGTGAGCAGCGGCGGCGCCCTGGGGGCCGTGGCCGTGCTGGCCCTGGCCCCCGCCACGGGCTTCGCCGCCGCCACCCTCTGGGCCCTGCCAGCGGCCTCCATCCTCGGAGCCTTCGGCGCCACCGGGGCGGTGCTGATGCTGGCCCAGCGCGGCGCCGGCACAGAGCGGCTGCTGCTCTCCGGCGTGGCCCTCAACGCGCTCCTTGGCGCGGGCACCAGCTTCCTGCTCACCACCACGGCCGGCCACTTCGAGGTGAATGCCCAGATCCTCTTCTGGCTCATGGGCGGCCTGGAGAGCCGCAGCTGGGAGCACGTGTGGATGGGCGTCCCCGCCATCTTCGTGGCGTGCCTGCTGCTGTTGCCGCTCGGCCGGGCCATGGACCTGCTGAGCCTGGGCGAGCAGAGCGCCCAGAGCCTGGGCGTGGATGTGCGCCGCCTGCGCCGCCACCTCATCATCCTCTCCACCGTCCTCACGGCCCTGGCCACGGCCGTGGGCGGCATCATCGGTTTCGTGGGGCTGGTGGTGCCCCACATGCTCCGGATCGCCTTCGGCCCCGACCACCGGCGCCTGCTGCCCTATTCCATGCTGGGCGGTGCGGCCTTCCTCCTGGCCTGCGACCTGGTCACCCGCACCTTCCCCCTCGGGTTGCGGCTGGGTGTGGTCACCTCCCTCATCGGCGGCCCCTTCTTCCTATGGCTGCTGCGGAGGCCCCGATGACCGTCGCCCTCCACGCTTCTGGCTTGTCCGTGCCCGGCCGCCTGGAGGCGGTGTCGCTGGACCTGGGCCCGGGCGAGCTGGTGGCGATGGTGGGGCCCAACGGGGCCGGCAAGTCCACGCTGATCCAGGCGCTGGCAGGACTGCTGCCCGCCCACGGGACGGTCCAGTGGAATGGACAAGCGCTGTCGAGCATACCCGTGGCTGAGCGCGGGCGCCTCCTGGCCTGGGTGGGTCAGGAGGCCCACTTCGAGTTCGCCTTCCCCGTGCGGGAGGTGGTGGCCCAGGGCCGGTACGCCTGGGGCGACGATCTCACAGGGGTGGCTGAGGCTCTGGCGGAACTGGACCTCACCTTCCTCGCGGATCGCCCCGCCACGCGGCTTTCCGGGGGCGAGCGCCACCGCGTAGGGCTCGCCCGGGCCCTGGCCACCCGGGCGCCCATCCAGCTCTGGGACGAGCCCGTGGCCCAGCTCGATGTCCGGCACGCGCTCGAGGTGATGCGCCTGGCCCGGCGTCTGGTGGACGGCGGCGGCACCGTGGTGGTGAGCCTCCATGACCTGCGCGCCGCCTACCGCTTCGACCGCGTGCTGGTGCTGGACCGCGGCCGCCTCGTGGGGAACGGCAGGCCCCACGAGGTCCTCACCGCCGACCTCATCCGCCAGGTCTTCCGCGTGGAGGCCACCTTCGTGGAGAGCCTGGTGCCGGAGCTGCCGGAGCGCTGACCCGCCTCAGACCTGCATGCCTTCGAATTGACTAGGGCAGGCCTTCATTGTGATGGTCCAACGTTCCATCACACGATTAGTCGCATCTTATAAATAATTGATTAATTTGAATCTTAATAGTTGGCCCAGAACATGCTCCCTGGTTCGTGAGAGGCCTTTGACGGCGCCCGGCTCAGAGGGTCCTTAACCAAGGAATCCCAGGGATCGTTCTGCGATGCGCTGCGGCCAGGTAAGCGTCGAGGCCTCTCACCAATATCGCGAAGGCGAACCGGGACGGCTCACGCTGGCTGTTTTCGCCCCAGCACCCACCCCAGCCCCACGGGCCCGGCCACGGTGGTGAGCAGGAGGGCGCCGATGATGCCCGCCTGGATGTCGGGGGCCAGCAGGGGAGCCCCGTTCAGCTGGAGCTGGGCCCCCGTGGCCACGAAGATGAGGCCCACCTCACCGCGGGGCACCATGCCCCAGCCCACCACAGCGGCGCGGGTGCCCTGGCCGCCGGCGTAGCCCGCCACGAACTTCCCGGCCACACCCAGCGCCGCCAGCAGGACGGCAAAGCCCAGCGTGGCGGGCTTGAAGAGGGCGCTCGGGTCGACCTTCGCGCCCATCAGCACGAAGAACAGCGGCGAGAGCACCATGACCAGGGGGTGGACCAGCTCCTCCAGGGTGTGGCGCTCGCGGCGCTCCAGGTCCTCGATGTGGGCCGGCTCCAGGATGAGGCCCGCGGCGTAGGCCCCCACGATGGACGCCAGGCCCGCCAGACTGCCCAGCCAGGCCAGCAGGAAGGCGAAGCCGAGCCCCAGCGGGAGCAGCACCTGCTCGCCACGGAACCGGCTGGCGAGCCGGAAGAGGCGCGGGGTGGCGAGGCGGCCCAGGGTGAGCGCCGCGGCGAGAAAGCCCAGGGCCAGGGCCAGGGTCTTCGCCAGCTCGGGGCCCAGCCTTCCGCCAGCCGCCGCGCCGACCAGGCCCGACACGGCCACCAGCACCAGCAGGCCCAGCACGTCATCCACCACGGCGGCGCCCACGATGACGCGGCCCTCCAGGGAATCGGCGGCGCCCTTCTCCCGCAGCACCTGGGCGGAGATGCCGATGCTGGTGGCGCACAGGCAGGCGCCGATGAAGAGGTCCAGCACGAAGGGCGCTCTCGCGGGCAGCAGGAGCCAGGCGCCTGCGAGGCCCACGGCCATGGGCCCCACCACGCCGACGGAGGCCACGCGCAGCGAGGCCGCGCCCACCTTCAACATCTGGGGCACGGTGGATTCCAGGCCCACGGCGAACATGAGCACCACCACGCCCAGCCCGCCCAGCAGCTCCGCCCCGGGCGAAGCCACCACATCCGGAAACCAGGGCCAGAGCCGGTGGAGGGCGGTGAGCGCAAGGCCCACCGCCAGCTCCCCCGTGACGGCCGGCAGCTTCAGCCGCACCGCCAGTTCACCGCCGACCTTGGCCGAGAGCCACAGCAGGGCCAGCAGCATCAACGTGCCGGCCAGGGGATCGGGGGCCAGGGAGGCCAGGAGCATGGGCACCTCGGCAGGCACGGGGCCGGCGTCCCCCATTCAACCATTCCCCCGGCTTCTCCGGGGAGCGGTCAGCTCACGGAGGGCGAGGGGACCGGCTCCCGGTTCAGCC
This DNA window, taken from Geothrix edaphica, encodes the following:
- a CDS encoding ABC transporter substrate-binding protein, translating into MRRWLAFLLLAILSSAAGLPLLAARPQRVVSQAVGTDELLLALADPGQIAALSHIGRDVRFSVVAAEAKRFPALKDSDAESVLRFRPDLVLAASFTRPETLALLRRAGVRLVVLDRFDSLEDVYASLRILGRELGQEARAEALIAQCRARVQALAERLRGARPVRVLTAGAYPFTAGAGTTFQDLCDHAGALNVAAEAGLRGHAPTPSEKLLTWNAEVLVISGDRPDGSDARARLAEIPHYRALPAFKAGRFAVIPGALMSSVSHHRIDAYELLARALHPERLR
- a CDS encoding FecCD family ABC transporter permease; translated protein: MRARLAIPVLVALLVLAFLASLAFGELRLSYTQVLSALMGGGDDIARTVVRDFRLPRALVGMAAGAALGASGVVMQAFFRNPLASPGLLGVSSGGALGAVAVLALAPATGFAAATLWALPAASILGAFGATGAVLMLAQRGAGTERLLLSGVALNALLGAGTSFLLTTTAGHFEVNAQILFWLMGGLESRSWEHVWMGVPAIFVACLLLLPLGRAMDLLSLGEQSAQSLGVDVRRLRRHLIILSTVLTALATAVGGIIGFVGLVVPHMLRIAFGPDHRRLLPYSMLGGAAFLLACDLVTRTFPLGLRLGVVTSLIGGPFFLWLLRRPR
- a CDS encoding ABC transporter ATP-binding protein, translated to MTVALHASGLSVPGRLEAVSLDLGPGELVAMVGPNGAGKSTLIQALAGLLPAHGTVQWNGQALSSIPVAERGRLLAWVGQEAHFEFAFPVREVVAQGRYAWGDDLTGVAEALAELDLTFLADRPATRLSGGERHRVGLARALATRAPIQLWDEPVAQLDVRHALEVMRLARRLVDGGGTVVVSLHDLRAAYRFDRVLVLDRGRLVGNGRPHEVLTADLIRQVFRVEATFVESLVPELPER
- a CDS encoding cation:proton antiporter, coding for MLLASLAPDPLAGTLMLLALLWLSAKVGGELAVRLKLPAVTGELAVGLALTALHRLWPWFPDVVASPGAELLGGLGVVVLMFAVGLESTVPQMLKVGAASLRVASVGVVGPMAVGLAGAWLLLPARAPFVLDLFIGACLCATSIGISAQVLREKGAADSLEGRVIVGAAVVDDVLGLLVLVAVSGLVGAAAGGRLGPELAKTLALALGFLAAALTLGRLATPRLFRLASRFRGEQVLLPLGLGFAFLLAWLGSLAGLASIVGAYAAGLILEPAHIEDLERRERHTLEELVHPLVMVLSPLFFVLMGAKVDPSALFKPATLGFAVLLAALGVAGKFVAGYAGGQGTRAAVVGWGMVPRGEVGLIFVATGAQLQLNGAPLLAPDIQAGIIGALLLTTVAGPVGLGWVLGRKQPA